A genomic segment from Vicinamibacteria bacterium encodes:
- a CDS encoding CRTAC1 family protein, translating into MSLLLAVVVVIASAPVFEPVQPELFSEPGAQPNAWADFDNDGDLDLYVGMRYGPNRLYRNDSGAFRDVAGDVGLDVPDDTRVAAWGDFDGDGHLDLYIGFPFEEGRGNRLYRNDGDGRSFSDVAPRFGVDAPGVTRQASFIDYDNDGDLDLFVAFRDRINRLFRNDGERFTDVSESSGIGDRRRSVGVAWFDMDEDGDLDSFVANQNGDNDGLFRNDGGRFVDVARDLRMDGGERSEEIGGVGPAVVDYDNDGHLDLFVAMYGPDVLFRNEGGGRFTAVDAGPVNDDYHSTSAAWGDYDNDGWSDLFVVSYLSGIAEVPDHLYRNVAGRFENVTPELVLQKGASHGVQWADFDGDGDLDLALANNHPDAGHPLYRNILHPEASRRSLQVFVGRPGSEVRVFRPGTREVLGSRLVDTGGGYCSQNVTSVHFGLGPVERVDVEVTTLGSDGRHVTRIENVEAGAGPALVVEPR; encoded by the coding sequence GTGAGCCTTCTTCTAGCCGTCGTGGTGGTGATCGCATCTGCGCCGGTTTTCGAGCCCGTTCAGCCCGAGCTCTTTTCGGAGCCCGGCGCCCAGCCCAATGCTTGGGCCGATTTCGATAACGACGGCGATCTCGACCTCTACGTCGGCATGCGGTACGGGCCGAACCGCCTCTACCGTAACGACTCGGGAGCGTTTCGCGACGTTGCCGGAGACGTCGGTCTCGACGTGCCGGACGATACGCGCGTCGCCGCCTGGGGCGATTTCGACGGCGACGGGCATCTCGATCTCTACATCGGCTTCCCCTTCGAAGAAGGACGTGGCAACCGCCTGTATCGAAATGATGGCGACGGTCGCTCCTTTAGCGACGTCGCCCCCCGCTTTGGCGTGGACGCCCCTGGCGTCACCCGACAGGCGAGCTTCATCGACTACGACAACGACGGCGACCTCGACCTCTTCGTCGCGTTTCGAGACCGCATCAACCGTCTGTTTCGAAACGACGGCGAGCGTTTCACCGACGTTTCCGAAAGCTCCGGCATCGGCGACCGAAGGCGCAGTGTTGGCGTCGCCTGGTTCGACATGGACGAGGACGGTGACCTCGATTCCTTCGTCGCGAATCAGAACGGAGATAACGACGGGCTCTTCAGGAACGACGGCGGCCGCTTCGTCGACGTCGCTCGAGACCTCCGAATGGATGGCGGCGAGCGCAGTGAGGAAATTGGAGGCGTGGGTCCGGCGGTGGTGGATTATGACAACGATGGTCACCTCGATCTCTTCGTCGCGATGTACGGCCCCGACGTCTTGTTCAGGAACGAGGGAGGCGGGCGCTTCACCGCCGTCGACGCCGGACCGGTGAACGACGACTATCACTCGACCTCCGCCGCCTGGGGCGATTACGACAACGACGGCTGGTCGGATCTATTCGTCGTGTCCTATTTGAGCGGCATTGCCGAGGTACCGGATCACCTCTACCGGAACGTTGCCGGGCGATTCGAGAACGTCACTCCCGAGCTCGTGCTCCAGAAGGGTGCGAGTCACGGGGTCCAGTGGGCCGACTTCGATGGCGATGGGGATCTGGACCTCGCCCTCGCCAATAACCATCCCGACGCGGGGCACCCTCTTTACCGCAACATACTGCATCCGGAAGCATCGCGCCGCTCTCTCCAGGTCTTCGTCGGGCGTCCCGGCTCCGAGGTTCGTGTGTTTCGACCCGGCACACGAGAAGTCCTTGGCTCCCGCCTCGTGGATACGGGCGGCGGCTACTGCTCACAAAACGTGACGTCCGTGCATTTCGGGCTCGGGCCCGTGGAGCGGGTGGACGTCGAGGTGACGACGCTCGGCAGCGACGGACGCCACGTGACACGCATCGAGAACGTGGAAGCGGGGGCCGGTCCCGCCCTCGTCGTCGAGCCCCGTTGA
- a CDS encoding aryl-sulfate sulfotransferase, with the protein MLRTVAPIFLSICALIPFGCASPGTDSPSEKAAATTGAEKTEGPPAWILASQKQPRGLMVHETGASDAYVLFSQLTSGTIYLIDRDARVVHTWETDKVGAGLYFQDDGTLLRSARIPEPPNFRAGGISGFLQRIDWDGEILWEWRMVDEKRALHHDIEPLPNGNILALAWEQKSKEEAAAVGRLPGLIPEQGLWSEWIVEIEPVGADDARIVWEWHVWDHLVQNLDSNAPNYGEPAEHPHRLDINAGNVTFVDEEELEQLKALGYVPDNATADDMQSDFLHINSIDYHPELDQIALSVPQTGEVWILDHSTTTDEARGSSGGRRGRGGDLLYRWGNPSAYGRGDKSEQHLFAQHQAIWIPEGLAGAGNMTVFNNGGERGWSSVVEISPAVDGSGGYPLAEGEAWGPEKPLWVYEAPERESFYAPFISGAVRLENGNTLICSGPQGRYFEVTPNGEIVWEYLNPYHGDVPGWNPPGVESLFYASFRANPIARNHPGLAGRELKPLEPQPEEYVPPPEKPTSEGSR; encoded by the coding sequence GTGCTGAGAACCGTGGCCCCGATATTCCTGTCGATCTGCGCTTTGATCCCATTCGGGTGCGCTAGCCCAGGGACTGACTCCCCTTCCGAGAAGGCGGCGGCAACGACCGGGGCCGAGAAAACCGAAGGCCCGCCGGCGTGGATTCTCGCCTCGCAGAAGCAACCCCGTGGACTGATGGTTCACGAGACCGGCGCCTCGGATGCCTACGTGCTCTTCAGCCAGCTGACGTCAGGAACGATCTATCTCATCGATCGGGACGCTCGGGTCGTCCACACCTGGGAGACCGACAAAGTCGGTGCCGGGCTCTACTTCCAGGACGACGGCACGCTCCTCCGCTCCGCCCGGATTCCCGAGCCTCCGAACTTCCGCGCCGGAGGCATCAGCGGTTTCCTGCAGAGAATCGACTGGGACGGGGAGATCCTGTGGGAGTGGCGGATGGTCGACGAAAAGCGGGCCCTTCATCACGATATCGAGCCCTTGCCCAATGGAAACATCCTGGCGCTCGCGTGGGAGCAGAAGAGCAAGGAAGAAGCCGCGGCCGTGGGTCGTCTCCCCGGGCTCATTCCCGAGCAAGGCTTGTGGTCCGAGTGGATCGTCGAGATCGAGCCGGTTGGAGCCGACGACGCTCGCATCGTCTGGGAGTGGCACGTCTGGGATCACCTCGTCCAGAACCTGGACTCGAACGCGCCGAATTATGGTGAGCCCGCGGAGCATCCCCATCGGCTCGACATCAATGCGGGCAACGTGACTTTCGTGGACGAAGAGGAGCTCGAACAGCTCAAGGCCCTCGGCTACGTACCGGACAATGCAACCGCCGACGACATGCAGTCGGACTTTCTGCACATCAACTCCATCGACTATCACCCGGAACTCGACCAGATCGCGCTCAGCGTGCCGCAGACGGGCGAGGTCTGGATTCTCGATCACTCGACTACGACCGACGAGGCGCGGGGCTCGTCTGGCGGACGGCGGGGACGCGGCGGCGACTTGCTCTATCGATGGGGCAACCCGTCAGCCTACGGACGTGGAGACAAGAGCGAACAGCATCTGTTCGCTCAGCACCAGGCGATCTGGATCCCGGAGGGGTTGGCGGGCGCTGGCAACATGACGGTGTTCAACAACGGCGGAGAGCGCGGCTGGTCGTCGGTCGTCGAGATTTCGCCCGCCGTGGACGGAAGCGGCGGCTATCCCCTCGCCGAAGGCGAGGCCTGGGGGCCGGAGAAGCCGTTATGGGTCTACGAAGCTCCGGAGCGCGAAAGCTTCTACGCGCCCTTCATCTCCGGCGCGGTGCGTCTCGAGAACGGCAACACTCTGATCTGCTCGGGCCCCCAGGGGCGTTACTTCGAGGTCACGCCAAACGGCGAGATCGTTTGGGAGTACCTGAATCCGTACCATGGCGACGTCCCGGGCTGGAACCCGCCGGGCGTCGAGAGTCTATTTTACGCCTCGTTCCGCGCCAATCCGATCGCCCGCAATCACCCGGGACTCGCGGGGCGCGAGCTAAAACCCCTCGAGCCGCAGCCGGAGGAGTACGTGCCCCCGCCCGAGAAGCCAACGAGTGAGGGGTCGCGGTGA
- a CDS encoding ABC transporter permease — protein MRDFFQDVRVGFRTLAKAPIVSLLAVVSLGVAIAGNSTVFSMVDAILLRPLPYHDPDRLVLLWEADPSNPLIGFTPTSPDNFLDFREGTSAFEELSGILPAAVGLTEGDRPEPLVGLAVSRGFFEILGEPAELGRTLQPSDYQPGSDHVVVLSQELWQTRFAADPSLVGRTISLNGEPYQVAGIMADGFEFFDPRVDLWRPLVLRRGETPRDVKNMSVVGRLKRDVTIEEAREQLSIVAARLAREYPESNRELSVLLRTFREQLASGGNTEIMSLLQGALFFVLLIASANIANLYLARGVDRQKEFAVRAAMGASRSRVIRQLLIEACVLAMAAGALGTMLSYWGIRLLAAAFGDQMSDAFAPRLDERVFVFSIAVSLLAGLVFGIAPALSTARADLIGTLHEGGRAGTGAGRRLLTKSLVVAEVTLALVMLAGAGLLVRTFAAAQNLEAGISTENVVVFEMELPGERYAEPTEQAAFFEELQRELSSIPGSHSATIVDHLPRSPFPPSVNFAIEGRTSDEERPSATVVTIDPGYLDVFRVPLFQGRPFSTSDRMGAPEVALVNEAMVRNHFAGENPLGERIRLHEKSREIVGVVANVREDIFRFDADVSQPIIYLPQAQSPSPRIAVALRAVGDPLALAGPVRDALLRLDSRLSAAELQTMDDFVAQFFVGMRVLNTILSGFGGVALLLAAIGIYGVIAFSVSRRTHEIGLRMALGARGLDVIRLVVREGLVLVAIGFAIGVPGIFLVSRAIAAALSGISAFAPSTVGAIAAGLFAVAFLACYIPARRAASLHPSVALRAE, from the coding sequence TTTCTCGATTTCCGTGAGGGGACGAGCGCATTCGAGGAGCTGAGCGGCATCCTGCCCGCAGCCGTCGGCCTGACCGAAGGCGATCGCCCCGAACCTCTCGTCGGGCTCGCGGTAAGCCGTGGGTTCTTCGAGATCCTCGGCGAGCCAGCGGAGCTCGGGCGGACGCTCCAGCCGTCGGACTACCAGCCGGGAAGCGACCATGTCGTCGTATTGAGCCAGGAGCTCTGGCAGACTCGTTTCGCTGCCGACCCGTCCCTCGTGGGAAGAACCATCTCGCTCAACGGTGAGCCCTACCAGGTTGCGGGCATCATGGCCGATGGCTTCGAGTTCTTCGATCCTCGGGTCGACCTCTGGAGGCCACTGGTGCTGAGGCGGGGAGAGACGCCTCGAGACGTCAAGAACATGAGCGTTGTGGGTCGCCTGAAACGAGACGTCACGATCGAAGAAGCGCGGGAGCAGCTGTCCATTGTCGCGGCGCGCCTGGCGCGCGAGTACCCGGAGTCGAATCGGGAGCTGTCGGTCCTTCTCCGGACGTTCCGCGAGCAGCTCGCTTCCGGTGGAAACACGGAGATCATGTCCCTTTTGCAGGGGGCGCTCTTCTTCGTCCTGCTCATCGCCAGCGCGAACATCGCGAATCTGTATCTGGCACGAGGGGTGGACCGGCAAAAGGAATTTGCCGTTCGCGCGGCGATGGGGGCTTCGCGAAGCCGTGTGATCCGCCAGCTCCTCATCGAGGCCTGCGTGCTCGCGATGGCTGCCGGGGCGCTCGGAACGATGCTCTCCTACTGGGGAATTCGACTCCTGGCCGCGGCTTTCGGCGACCAGATGTCCGACGCCTTCGCACCGCGGCTCGACGAGCGGGTCTTCGTCTTCTCGATCGCGGTATCGCTTCTCGCCGGACTCGTCTTCGGCATCGCGCCTGCCCTGTCGACCGCACGGGCGGACCTCATCGGAACGCTACACGAGGGAGGTCGCGCCGGCACCGGCGCGGGGCGGCGTCTTCTGACCAAGAGTCTGGTGGTGGCCGAAGTGACGCTCGCACTCGTCATGCTCGCGGGCGCGGGGCTCCTGGTGAGAACCTTTGCCGCCGCCCAGAACCTCGAAGCGGGAATATCGACCGAAAACGTGGTCGTGTTCGAGATGGAGCTTCCCGGAGAGCGCTACGCCGAGCCAACCGAACAAGCCGCATTTTTCGAGGAGCTTCAGCGCGAGTTGAGCTCAATCCCCGGCTCCCATTCGGCCACTATCGTGGACCATCTGCCTCGCAGCCCCTTTCCTCCTTCGGTAAACTTTGCGATCGAAGGGCGGACTTCGGACGAGGAAAGACCGAGCGCGACCGTCGTGACCATCGATCCCGGATACCTCGACGTGTTTCGCGTTCCGCTCTTTCAGGGAAGACCATTCTCGACCTCCGACCGGATGGGGGCCCCCGAGGTGGCGCTCGTGAACGAGGCCATGGTGCGAAACCACTTCGCGGGGGAAAATCCTCTTGGAGAGAGAATACGGCTTCATGAAAAAAGCCGTGAGATCGTCGGGGTCGTCGCCAACGTTCGCGAGGATATCTTTCGCTTCGATGCGGACGTTTCCCAGCCCATCATCTATCTTCCTCAAGCGCAATCGCCGTCTCCGCGGATCGCGGTCGCGCTCCGCGCGGTAGGCGATCCTCTCGCGCTTGCCGGCCCCGTTCGTGACGCCCTTCTGAGACTCGACTCGAGGCTCTCTGCCGCCGAGCTCCAGACGATGGATGATTTCGTGGCTCAGTTCTTCGTCGGCATGCGGGTTCTGAACACGATTCTCTCCGGCTTCGGCGGGGTGGCGCTTCTCCTCGCCGCCATCGGGATCTATGGGGTTATCGCGTTCTCCGTCTCCCGGCGGACCCACGAGATCGGGCTTCGCATGGCTCTCGGCGCCCGCGGTCTCGACGTCATTCGGCTCGTGGTGCGCGAGGGCCTGGTTCTCGTGGCGATCGGATTCGCCATCGGAGTCCCGGGAATCTTCCTGGTGAGCCGCGCCATTGCTGCCGCGCTGTCGGGAATCAGCGCCTTTGCTCCATCAACGGTGGGTGCTATCGCCGCCGGACTCTTCGCGGTGGCCTTTCTCGCCTGCTACATTCCCGCACGCCGTGCCGCTTCCCTTCACCCGTCCGTAGCCTTGCGCGCGGAGTAA